The genomic window CGATAAGCTTAGAAATATAGGCATAATGGCTCACATCGATGCGGGGAAGACAACAGTAACTGAACGGATTCTTTACTATACCGGGATGACTTATAAAATCGGTGAAGTCCATGATGGTCAGGCCACGATGGACTGGATGGATCAGGAAAAGGAAAGAGGCATTACAATTACGGCAGCGGCTACAACATGCAGTTGGAAAGGCCACATGATAAACATTATCGATACTCCAGGGCATGTTGACTTCACTATTGAGGTGGAGAGAAGTCTGCGTGTCCTTGACGGAGCAATTGCGGTGTTTTGTGCTGTGGGTGGTGTTCAGCCCCAGTCGGAAACGGTTTGGAGACAGGCGCAAAGATATGAGGTTCCCAGGGTTGCATTTGTGAATAAGATGGACAGAGTCGGGGCAGATTTTTTTTTGGTACTGGAACAAATGAAGAATAAGCTGGGTGCCACCCCTGTCGCTCTGCAGGTACCATACGGAAAAGAAGATAAATTTTATGGTATTGTGGATCTTATTGAAATGAATGCAATTAGATTTAATGAAGAAGCGAAGGGAAGCACATTTGACATAATACCTGTTCCAGATGAGATTAAAGACACTGCAAATGAATATAGAGAGAAGTTGTTAAATGCTGCAAGCGATATAGATGATGGGATAATGATGGCGTATTTGAACGGAGAAAGCATAGACTCTGAGTCAATCAGGGCAGCGATCAGAAAAGGCACTATAGAACTTGCCTTTACCCCTGTTCTGTGCGGTGCTGCATTTAAAAACAAGGGGGTTCAACCGCTTCTTGACGCAGTTGTGGAGTTCCTTCCATCGCCTAGGGATAAGGGAAAGATACACGGCAAAACCGAATCCGGTGATGATACATTCAGAGAACCACTTAACGAAGAAGCTTTTTCTGCTCTGGCATTCAAGGTAATGAACGATCCTTATGTCGGTCAGCTAACATATATAAGATCTTATTCCGGCGTTCTTAATTCCGGTGATATGATCTATAATTCAAGTACCGGCAAGAAAGAAAGAATAGGCCGCCTTGTAAGGATGTTTGCAGATAAAAGAGAGGACATTAAAACTCTATATGCCGGTGATATAGCCGCCATACTCGGACTTAAAGGTACCATTACCGGGCATAGTCTTTGTGACAGAAACAAACCCATTATCCTAGAAGCAATGGAATTTCCTGAACCGGTGATTTCAATTGCGATTGAGCCAAAAAGCAAGGCCGACCAGGAAAAACTCGGAGTCGCGCTGTCAAGGCTGGGGGTTGAAGATCCGTCATTCAAGGTTCATGTAGATCCGGACATGGGTGATACAATTATTTCAGGGATGGGTGAACTTCATCTTGAGATAATCGTCGACAGGCTGAAAAGAGAGTTTGGTGTAGAAGCCAATGTAGGCAAGCCACAGGTTTCATACAAAGAAACAATTACAAAGTCTGTTGATGAAGACTGTAAATATGCAAAGCAGACAGGCGGCCATGGACAGTTCGCTCATGTATTGATAAAGGTTGAACCAATTGAGGCAGGCGGGG from Desulfomonilia bacterium includes these protein-coding regions:
- the fusA gene encoding elongation factor G, encoding MSVDVPIDKLRNIGIMAHIDAGKTTVTERILYYTGMTYKIGEVHDGQATMDWMDQEKERGITITAAATTCSWKGHMINIIDTPGHVDFTIEVERSLRVLDGAIAVFCAVGGVQPQSETVWRQAQRYEVPRVAFVNKMDRVGADFFLVLEQMKNKLGATPVALQVPYGKEDKFYGIVDLIEMNAIRFNEEAKGSTFDIIPVPDEIKDTANEYREKLLNAASDIDDGIMMAYLNGESIDSESIRAAIRKGTIELAFTPVLCGAAFKNKGVQPLLDAVVEFLPSPRDKGKIHGKTESGDDTFREPLNEEAFSALAFKVMNDPYVGQLTYIRSYSGVLNSGDMIYNSSTGKKERIGRLVRMFADKREDIKTLYAGDIAAILGLKGTITGHSLCDRNKPIILEAMEFPEPVISIAIEPKSKADQEKLGVALSRLGVEDPSFKVHVDPDMGDTIISGMGELHLEIIVDRLKREFGVEANVGKPQVSYKETITKSVDEDCKYAKQTGGHGQFAHVLIKVEPIEAGGGYVFVNAITGGTIPKEYIPAVKKGIEEALNVGPCAGYPMVDLKVTLYDGSYHEVDSSEMAFKIAASMALKNAAKKGAPIMLEPIMDVEVVSPDEYIGDLISDLSSRRGKILGMDTRSDVRVIAAQVPLAEMFGYATSVRSLSQGRATYTMQVSHYEPVPGNISENLKTGRGI